TAAGCGATACTTATAACAAGTTCTTTTAAGAATTTCCACATTCTATCTACAGAAGATATACTTAAATGTTCTGCAGGTGTGTGTACATCTTTAATATCTGGACCTATACTTATCATATCAACATTAGGTAAAGGTTTTTTAAGTATTCCGCATTCTAATCCTGCATGTATAGCCTCTATTTTGGCATCTTTTCCTGTAACTTTTTTATAAACACTCAATGCGATATCTTTAACTTTAGAATTAGCATCATATTCCCAAGCAGGATATGCATTAGATATTTCAAAAGAAGCTTTAGCCATTTTAGCAGCAGATTCTATTTTTAAAGCTATCTCTTTAGATGAACTCTCTACAGAACTTCTTACAGATATAGTAAATCTTAATTTTCCATTTTCTTCTTTTAATACCCCATTGTTACAGCTAGTCTGAACCAAACCTTCTATATCTTTGCTCATATAAGCAACACCGTCTGGTACAAGCATCATAAAGTTAATAACATTATCACTTAATTCTTTAGTAAAGCTATCTTTAACATCTGAAGCTTCTGCAATATTTATAACCATATCAGGGTCTTCTACTCTATATTCATTTTTTAAGTTTTTAGCAACTTCTTCTAAAGTATTTTTTACTTTATTAATATCTTTAGAAACTACTAAAGCCTCTGCATGTTTTGCTATGGCATTATGTTTAGCACCGCCTTCTATATGAGATATAACAACATCATCTCTCACAGCATATAATAATCTTCCAAGCAATTTTATAGCATTAGCTCTCTGTTTAATAATCTCTATTCCAGAGTGTCCGCCTTTAAGACCTGATACTTCTATTTTTAAAGCATGCCCTTCTGCTTTTTCTCTCTTAATATCAAAATCTGTTAAAGTGTTCATTCCCCCAGCACAGCTTACCAAAAATATTCCTTCTTCTTCTCCGTCTATATTAATCATAGTTTTTCCGTCTATATGCTCTCCTGTAATTGCAATAGCTCCGTCCATACCTGTTTCTTCTGCTGTAGTAGCTAGTAATTCTATAGGAGGATGAGGTAAATCTTTAGAATCAAGCAATGCCATACCCATAGCTATAGCAATTCCGTCATCGCCTCCAAGTGTTGTATTATTAGCTCTTAATATATCACCCTCTACTATCATCTCTATAGGGTCTTTTCTAAAATCATGCTTAGAGTCTTTTGTTTTTTCACATACCATATCAACATGGCCTTGTATTATTACTGCAGGCTTGTTTTCGTATCCGCTTGTGCCTTTCTTCTTGATAATTACATTCATAGCATTGTCTTGATATACTTCCAAATTTCTATCTTTAGCGAACTTCACCAAAAAATCACTAATCTCTTTTTCATGTCCTGATTCTCTAGGTATTTGATTTATTTCATTGAACCATTTGAATACTTCTTTTGATTCTATTGAATTAAAAGCATTTAAATCCATAGTATATTACTCCTTAAAACAATATAAGTTATTTTTATTATTTTGTACTTTTATTAGTATAATAAATAATATAAAGATTGTCAAAAAAAATTAATAATATATCAAAAAATTTAATTTTATGTAACTTCAAGTAGTAATATATTTAATTATTTTTATAATATAATTTTACAAAAAATTTTCTTCTAACTCCCCACCCTATAGGCTTTTTGTTTTTACTATAATATTAGAACCATATTTCTTTTTTTGCCTATACTATAATTTTTGCCTCCCACCCTAGTTTTTTAAAAATTTGTAATCTACTCACCGCACGATAAAATAAGCAAAATACATGAATAATTTTAAGAATACAAACTTCATTATATTTCTAAATTTATTCACCGTGCGGGAAGCAGGCTTTAAAACAAATAAAAACTTGGGTGGGGGCTGACATTTCTAATTAAACAATAAATATAATTGCCGCTCACTTTCTAAAAATATTTCAAAAAACATAGAGGGCGGGGTTGTATATAAAATTTCATACCTAATATAAAAAACATATATTTACTTGAAAAATTATTATTTTTGTTATATCATTAAAATATATTTTATTAATTGGAGTGAAATATGGTTAAATTTGCCGACTTAGGTCTTGTAAACAGCAGAGACCTCTTTAAAAAAGCTATTAACGGCGGTTATGCTATTCCAGCATTTAACTTTAATAATATGGAACAACTTCAGGCTATAGTACAGGCTTGTGTAGAAACTAAAAGCCCTGTTATTATTCAAGTATCTTCTGGTGCTAGAAAATATGCTAATCAAACATTATTAAGATATATGGCTCAAGGAGCTGTGGAATATGCTAAAGAATTAGGCGTTAATGTACCTATAGTATTACACCTTGACCATGGTGATAGCTTAGAACTTTGTAAAAGCTGTATTGAATATGGTTTCTCTTCTGTTATGATAGACGGAAGCCATTATGATTACAACAAAAACGTAGAAATTACTAGAAGCGTTGTAGAGTATGCTCATAAATATGATGTTACTGTTGAAGGAGAATTGGGTGTACTTGCTGGTGTAGAAGACGATGTTATAGCTGAACATCATACTTATACTCAGCCTGAAGAAGTAGAAGATTTCGTTAAAAAAACAGGTGTTGATTCACTTGCTATATCTATTGGTACTAGTCATGGTGCTTATAAATTCAAACCCGGTCAAAACCCTCAAATAAGATTAGACATTCTTAAAGAAATTGAGAAAAAAATTCCGGGATTCCCTATTGTACTTCATGGTTCTTCAAGTGTTCCTCAAGAATATGTTAAAATGATTAATGAATACGGCGGTAAACTTGATGATGCTATAGGTATTCCTGAAGAGCAATTAAGAGAAGCTTCTAAGAGTGCAGTTTGTAAAATCAACATCGATAGTGATTCAAGACTTGCTATGACTGCTGCTATTAGAAAAGTATTCCATGATGACCCTAAAGAATTTGACCCTCGTAAATATTTAGGTCCTGCTCGTGATGAAATGAAAAAACTTTATATTCATAAAATAATGAATGTATTAGGTTCAAATGGTAAAATATAATAAAAATTAAAGGAGATATATACTGTGGGAAAACAACATAGAAAAGTAGTGAAACGCAAAAGAGCTTTAAGAAGAATCAAAAGACAAAAAGATGCTCTTAATGCTAAAGCTAAATAAACAAGATTGTTTAAGGGTGTAAGTTTTTCTTATACCCTTAATTTTTTGTTAAAGCAAATGATTTTATACAATAAAAAATGTTATTTAACAACAACATTTAAGAATTATTATAGGTATAAAAATGAAAAAAGTTATTATATCAATATTAGCAATATTTTTTGTAATGTCTTGCACTAATCAAAACAATTCGAATAAATCTCCTCTTGCAATTCAAACAGACTTTGGAAGAAAGGATAATGCTGTAGCAAGCATGTATGGTGTTGCTCTTAGTGTGGATAAAGATTTAAAAGTTTATGACCTTACACATGAAATACCTGCATACAATATATGGGAAGCTGCTCTAAGACTTGACCAAACTGCTAGGTATTGGCCTGAGGGTACTGTGTTTGTTAGTGTTGTAGACCCGGGTGTTGGCACTGACAGAAAATCGGTTGTTATGAAAACTAAAAATAATTATTACTTTGTTACTCCAGATAATGGTACTTTAACTTTTGTTGCAGAGTCTTTAGGTATAGAAGAGGTAAGAGAAATTGATGAGGCTAAAAATAGACTTACAAACTCAGCTGAATCATACACATTCCACGGAAGAGATGTTTATGTTTATACTGGTGCTAAGCTTGCTTCTAAACAAATTACATTTAGAGAAGTTGGTCAATCTTTAGGAACTAATATAACAAAAATTGAATATCAAAAGGCTAAATATGAGAATGGAGTTTTTTATGCTAATATACCTGTGCTTGATATTCAATATGGCAATGTATGGTCATCGCTTCCTCGCAAGTTAATGCTTGATAATGGAGTTAATATAGGTGATACTCTTAATGTAAAAATATATAATTATAGTGAGCTTGTATGGACTGGTAATGTTATGCTTGTAAATACTTTTGGTGATGTGCCTGAAAATGAAAATATGGCTTATTTTAATTCTGAGCTTAATTTTTCTGTAGCTGTTAATATGGGCAATTTCTCTGAAAGATATAAAGTATATAGCGGACCAAATTGGAGCATGGAAATTACAAAAAATAATGAATGATTATGACAAAAATAGAACAATATCTCTTAAATACAAACAAAATAAAATTTTTCGATACTATTCACTCTGATAAAAATAAAAAGATAATAATAAAAAATAAACATCTCAAAAAAACTAATGGAGCACAGATGGAAATACAGAATATAGAAATAAAAAATGAAGAGTTAAAGAAATTATATCAAACTATAACTAAATGTATGAAATGCAAGGCTTTATGCAACAGCCGTAAAAATGTGGTATTTGGAAGAGGAGACGAAAAACCTGATATAGTATTTGTGGGAGAAGCTCCGGGTGCTGATGAGGATAGATTAGGTTTTCCATTTGTGGGCAGAGCTGGTAAATTATTGGATAAGTGGATTGAAAAGCTAAACATTTCAAACTACTATATTATGAATGCTTTAAAATGCCGTCCGCCTGAAAACAGAGACCCTCTTTTAGAAGAAAAAGATAATTGCAGAGAGTTCTTTACAAAGCAGCTTGAGATATTAAATCCTAAAATTATATGTGCATTGGGAAGACATGGCTTTTCTAATTTGGTAGATTTTGATTTAAAAACTCCTTTTGGAAGGGTGAGAAACAATATTCACTATTATAAAAATATACCAGTTATTGCAACATATCACCCTGCCTACATATTAAGAAATCAAAAAGAAGAAATAAAAGTAATAGAAGATTTGGAGTTTATGATAAGAGAATTAGAAAAATTAAAATAATTATATTTTATGT
The genomic region above belongs to Brachyspira sp. SAP_772 and contains:
- a CDS encoding class II fructose-bisphosphate aldolase, which encodes MVKFADLGLVNSRDLFKKAINGGYAIPAFNFNNMEQLQAIVQACVETKSPVIIQVSSGARKYANQTLLRYMAQGAVEYAKELGVNVPIVLHLDHGDSLELCKSCIEYGFSSVMIDGSHYDYNKNVEITRSVVEYAHKYDVTVEGELGVLAGVEDDVIAEHHTYTQPEEVEDFVKKTGVDSLAISIGTSHGAYKFKPGQNPQIRLDILKEIEKKIPGFPIVLHGSSSVPQEYVKMINEYGGKLDDAIGIPEEQLREASKSAVCKINIDSDSRLAMTAAIRKVFHDDPKEFDPRKYLGPARDEMKKLYIHKIMNVLGSNGKI
- a CDS encoding uracil-DNA glycosylase family protein, whose product is MTKIEQYLLNTNKIKFFDTIHSDKNKKIIIKNKHLKKTNGAQMEIQNIEIKNEELKKLYQTITKCMKCKALCNSRKNVVFGRGDEKPDIVFVGEAPGADEDRLGFPFVGRAGKLLDKWIEKLNISNYYIMNALKCRPPENRDPLLEEKDNCREFFTKQLEILNPKIICALGRHGFSNLVDFDLKTPFGRVRNNIHYYKNIPVIATYHPAYILRNQKEEIKVIEDLEFMIRELEKLK
- a CDS encoding aminoacyl-histidine dipeptidase, producing the protein MDLNAFNSIESKEVFKWFNEINQIPRESGHEKEISDFLVKFAKDRNLEVYQDNAMNVIIKKKGTSGYENKPAVIIQGHVDMVCEKTKDSKHDFRKDPIEMIVEGDILRANNTTLGGDDGIAIAMGMALLDSKDLPHPPIELLATTAEETGMDGAIAITGEHIDGKTMINIDGEEEGIFLVSCAGGMNTLTDFDIKREKAEGHALKIEVSGLKGGHSGIEIIKQRANAIKLLGRLLYAVRDDVVISHIEGGAKHNAIAKHAEALVVSKDINKVKNTLEEVAKNLKNEYRVEDPDMVINIAEASDVKDSFTKELSDNVINFMMLVPDGVAYMSKDIEGLVQTSCNNGVLKEENGKLRFTISVRSSVESSSKEIALKIESAAKMAKASFEISNAYPAWEYDANSKVKDIALSVYKKVTGKDAKIEAIHAGLECGILKKPLPNVDMISIGPDIKDVHTPAEHLSISSVDRMWKFLKELVISIA
- a CDS encoding S-adenosyl-l-methionine hydroxide adenosyltransferase family protein codes for the protein MKKVIISILAIFFVMSCTNQNNSNKSPLAIQTDFGRKDNAVASMYGVALSVDKDLKVYDLTHEIPAYNIWEAALRLDQTARYWPEGTVFVSVVDPGVGTDRKSVVMKTKNNYYFVTPDNGTLTFVAESLGIEEVREIDEAKNRLTNSAESYTFHGRDVYVYTGAKLASKQITFREVGQSLGTNITKIEYQKAKYENGVFYANIPVLDIQYGNVWSSLPRKLMLDNGVNIGDTLNVKIYNYSELVWTGNVMLVNTFGDVPENENMAYFNSELNFSVAVNMGNFSERYKVYSGPNWSMEITKNNE